In Acipenser ruthenus chromosome 58, fAciRut3.2 maternal haplotype, whole genome shotgun sequence, a genomic segment contains:
- the LOC117407677 gene encoding zinc finger protein 239-like — protein MASSHIKGEATELEPVSIKGEAPELEPVSIKGEASELEPVSIKGEALELEPVCIKGEVPELEPVSIKGEAPELEPVSIKGQAPELQPVCIKGEAPELEPVPIKGEAPELLPVKPAVSENEALLYEAALGKRHKRIHTGEKPYRCADCGKSFTQFRVLKRHQQTHTGEKPYRCADCGKSFTQLQSVKLHQRIHKAEKPHRCAECGKSFTQFGVLKRHGLVHTGEKPYRCADCGSNFTQSEHLKRHQRIHTGEKPHRCDQCGKSFADVGNFKRHGRIHTGDKPHRCDQCGKSFHHLQNLQTHQQIHTGEKPYHCTECGRSFSQLQYLKRHQRIHTGEKPYVCADCGRSFRQLQYLKRHQRVHTGEN, from the coding sequence ATGGCATCTTCTCACATTAAAGGGGAGGCGACTGAACTGGAACCTGTGTCCATTAAAGGGGAGGCCCCTGAACTAGAACCTGTGTCCATTAAAGGGGAGGCCTCTGAACTAGAACCTGTGTCCATTAAAGGGGAGGCCCTTGAACTAGAACCTGTCTGCATTAAAGGGGAGGTCCCTGAACTAGAACCTGTGTCCATTAAAGGGGAGGCCCCTGAACTAGAACCTGTGTCCATTAAAGGGCAGGCCCCTGAACTACAACCTGTCTGCATTAAAGGGGAGGcccctgaactggagcctgtcccaATTAAAGGGGAGGCCCCTGAACTGCTACCTGTTAAACCAGCAGTATCTGAGAATGAGGCTTTATTATATGAAGCAGCATTAGGGAAAAGACACaagcgaattcacacgggagagaaaccgtatcgctgtgctgactgtgggaagagtttcactcaaTTTAGAgttcttaaaagacaccagcagactcacacgggagagaaaccgtatcgctgcgctgactgtgggaagagtttcactcaaTTACAAAGTGTTAaattacaccagcgaattcacaaagCAGAGAAACCACATCGCTGTGCTGAGTGCGGGAAGAGCTTCACTCAATTTGGAGTTCTTAAAAGACACGGTctagttcacacaggagagaaaccgtatcgctgcgcTGACTGTGGGAGCAACTTCACTCAGTCAGAacatcttaaaagacaccagcgaattcacacgggcGAGAAACCGCACCGCTGTGATCAATGCGGGAAGAGCTTCGCCGATGTAGGAAATTTTAAAAGACACGGTCGAATTCACACGGGCGACAAACCGCACCGCTGTGATCAATGCGGGAAGAGCTTCCATCACTTACAAAATCTTCAAACGCACcaacaaattcacacaggagagaaaccgtaccactgcactgagtgtgggaggagcttcagtcagttacagtatcttaaaagacaccagagaattcacacaggagagaaaccgtatgtctGCGCTGACTGTGGGAGGAGCTTCAGGCAGTTACAGtatcttaaaagacaccagagagttcacacaggagagaactGA